Part of the Prionailurus bengalensis isolate Pbe53 chromosome B3, Fcat_Pben_1.1_paternal_pri, whole genome shotgun sequence genome is shown below.
TGGCATAGGCGGCGTAGGTCAGGCCCCCTCCGCCCGGGTCGCTGCGCACCCGGCGCGCCAGGTGGTGCTCGCCCGTCCCCGGCGCCATGTGCAAGGGCGGGGAGAGGCGCGGGCAGCTGGTGCCCGGGTGCAGCCGGCGGTGCACCAGCAGCCCCAGGTTGGCATTGGAGGGCGCGCTGGCGCCGCCCCCGGAAAGACCACCGAGGAGGACGAAGCGGAAGAAGACGCggaggaagagcaggaagaggagaCGGGCGCCGCAGGTCCGCCCCCCGGGGACCGCTCGAACTGAGCCCAGAGCAGGGGCGCcccaggcggggggggggcgggggccgggtcGAAGGTGGGCGGTAGCTCGGGACAGCCGTCGGGGAAGGCACGGAAGCTTCCCCCGCCGCGTAGGTGTATCCATTGCCGTTGTTGTTGTTCCCGTTGTGGGCGAAGCTGAGCGCGGGGCTGGGGGGGCTGTAGTCCGCTAGGCGCGGGGTAGCGGCTGTGCTGCCGCCGGTCCCCCCGCCGAAGTAAGAGTCTGTGGAGGCGCTGCCGAGCGAGCTGGAGCTGTCGTTGCGGTAGCTAGAGAAGGGCTTGCGGCCGGGGGTGGGCGTGATGCTGGGGGTGGGCTTGCTCCAGAGGCTGCCCGGGCCGGACCCGCCGGACCCGTGATGCAGATCAAAGCCCACATCCGTGCCGTTGGCGTGGAAGTCGTTCTCATCCGTGAGCTCAATGATACCGCCCGTGCGCAGGGCGATGTGTGCCTCGATCTCCTCGCGAGCTCGGTCCACGTTCTCAGGCATGCCGGTCACCTCGAACACCGGCTCCTTGTCTCGGCTGGGCGTCACGATGTACGTGTGCGTCTGCTGCTGGATGCGCTTGATCGTGGCGCCCTTGGGCCCCACCACGAGCCCCACCACGCGATAGGGCACCCGCACCTGGATGGTGGTCTGTCCAGGCAGGTTGGGCGGCCCGGGCACTGCGCCGTTGAGCGCCGTGTTCTTATTCCGCGAGGCGCGGATCATGGAGAAGTGCTCCGCGGCAGAGATGATCTCCCTCCGAGCCATGGCCACATCCTCCTTCCTGCCCGTCACAACAAAGACAGGCTCCTCCCCGCGAACCGGGGTCTTGATGTAAGTATTGGTCTTCGCCCGCAGCGCTTTGATTTTACAACCTGGGAGccggggtgcaggggagggagtgggagagagagacagacacgcCCATTATCCCGGGGTAACCGCGGAGACCTGGGACCGCCCGCGCCCAGGGCTGCGGGACGGCAGGACACGCTTTGGGCGGAAAGGGGGCGGCTCCCTCACTGACCCCGGGCCACGCCACCGGCTGGGAAGCGGGTTCCACCCGCGAGGCGCTCGAGGAACAGCCCATTGGCTGCCCAGCCCTCCCCCGGTGACTGCAGTCGTCCCGAGCAAACCCGAGAATCCCAGAAAAAGTCAGCTGGGGAGATGCCGCTAGGATCCAGCGGGGCGCGCCGTCCGCCCTGAAGACGAGGCGAAGGGGTCCGGGGAAGAGGGCCGGAGCCGCGAtccgcccccccaccaccaccaccagagcTGGGGGACtgatgggaggggggggggggcagtcccGGGACCCATTGTTCCTCCTCTGGGCTCCATTCCGCTTTGCAGAAATCCAGAATCCTCCTCCCATCCGAtgctcactcctcctcctccccctcccaaagGACCCATCAaaggccccctcccccaagcatcttatatttaaattctatttcccGGGGTGGGTTGGGTGGGGGGCGCTAGGGGAGAAGGCAGTGATTTTAGCAGGATGAAGTGCATCCCGCCGTGGCAGCGGCGCGGCTCCGGGAGACAGCCTGCCTGCACTTTCTTTGTCTGGGGCGCCGGCCCCTCGCGCGGCTCTTCCTCTCTCGTCAAGGCTCGCGGGCGCCGCGGATCCCGAGCCCTCCCGCGCCCTCCCCGCGGGGCGGTGGCCcgagacccccaccccacccccagctccccatCCCTGCCGGACCCACCTTGCCGCCCCACGATCTCGGCGACGTGCTCGGAACTGGGCACCGGCACGCACTCGGTCATGTTCACGCTCTTCTTGCGCGGCTCACTGTCGTACAGAGAGGCGCCCTCGTCACTGTCCAGCCCCAGCAGGGAGAGCTGATCGAGCGCGAGCTGCAGGGCTCTTTGGTCATCCAGGGTCtctcccccgccgccgccgccgccgccgccgccaccgccgccgccgccgccgccgcctccccctcCGCCGCCGCTGCCGTTGCGCTCCAGCTCTGCAAACAGGGAGCTGGGCATCGCTCGGCCGTGCGCGCCGCGCCCCCGCCGGCCCTCGGCTCGGCGGCGAGAAGCTGCGGCCACAAAGGCAGCCGGGAAGCTAGTGGTCAGGGGCGGGGAGGCCGGCCGGCTGCAGAGGGCTCCGTTGCTCCTTTCTCGGCGCCGGGAGGAGTGGGGCGCTCGGTGCGGTCCGCGCCGGGCAGTGGCTGCAGGAGCCCCCGCCTGGGTCCCCACCCCAGATCTGccggcgggtggggtgggggcaaagcTCGAGCGGCGGCCGCGCGTACCCCCCGAGTGCCCGGCTGGCTGGCCACAATGCCGAGCGAGGAGCGAGCAGGCGAGCGACAGCAGCGTTTCTTTAAGgagcccctccccggctcctccactccctccctcccgcccgcccgcccgccctcaCTCAGcgctttttcctcctctcctccccgcctCTTGACTGAGCCTCTGCAGCCAGACGGCTCCGGAGGGGGACGAGGGAGGCGCAACGTCACCGGCGGGAGCTGACACTACAATGCTACTGACACTATCGCTGGGGGAGGCGATTGGCGCgcgccgggccgggggcgggcggAGGCCGCGGTCAGGGCGAGCGGAGAGcgagcgccccccacccccgcgctcGCCGCAGCCCGCCCCGTCCTCCTCCCGgccgcgcccctcccccgccgccgctAACGCCTCTCTTTGTTGTCTAATGCGGGACCGGCAGGCTCGGGACACTCGCGCGTACCTATCGGCCGAGGACAGTCTGTCCCCAGATCTCCTCCCTCGCGCGATTGAGAAAGGAAAACGCGCCCAACTCTGCTGCCAGCG
Proteins encoded:
- the MEX3B gene encoding LOW QUALITY PROTEIN: RNA-binding protein MEX3B (The sequence of the model RefSeq protein was modified relative to this genomic sequence to represent the inferred CDS: inserted 2 bases in 2 codons), encoding MPSSLFAELERNGSGGGGGGGGGGGGGGGGGGGGGGGETLDDQRALQLALDQLSLLGLDSDEGASLYDSEPRKKSVNMTECVPVPSSEHVAEIVGRQGCKIKALRAKTNTYIKTPVRGEEPVFVVTGRKEDVAMARREIISAAEHFSMIRASRNKNTALNGAVPGPPNLPGQTTIQVRVPYRVVGLVVGPKGATIKRIQQQTHTYIVTPSRDKEPVFEVTGMPENVDRAREEIEAHIALRTGGIIELTDENDFHANGTDVGFDLHHGSGGSGPGSLWSKPTPSITPTPGRKPFSSYRNDSSSSLGSASTDSYFGGGTGGSTAATPRLADYSPPSPALSFAHNGNNNNGNGYTYAAGEASVPXPDGCPELPPTFDPAPAPPPPGAPLLWAQFERSPGGGPAAPVSSSCSSSASSSASSSSVVFPXGGASAPSNANLGLLVHRRLHPGTSCPRLSPPLHMAPGTGEHHLARRVRSDPGGGGLTYAAYANGLGAQLPGLQPSDTSGSSSSSSSSSSSSSSSSGLRRKGSRDCSVCFESEVIAALVPCGHNLFCMECANRICEKSEPECPVCHTAVTQAIRIFS